From Lysobacter auxotrophicus, the proteins below share one genomic window:
- the minD gene encoding septum site-determining protein MinD produces the protein MAEIIVVTSGKGGVGKTTTSASLACGLARRGHKVAVIDFDVGLRNLDLIMGCERRVVYDFVNVVNGEANLKQALIKDKRFENLYVLAASQTRDKDALTKEGVQKVLDDLAADGFDYIVCDSPAGIEKGAYLAMYFADQALVVVNPEVSSVRDSDRILGLLSSKTRRAENGERIKEHLLLTRYSPNRVETGEMLSVGDVEEILGLKTIGVIPESPDVLNASNKGEPVILETESNAAQAYDDAVARLLGDTRPMRFITAEKKGFFSKIFGG, from the coding sequence GTGGCCGAAATCATCGTAGTCACCTCGGGCAAGGGCGGCGTCGGAAAGACCACGACCAGCGCCAGCCTTGCATGCGGTCTCGCCCGCCGTGGCCACAAGGTCGCCGTCATCGACTTCGACGTCGGCCTGCGCAACCTCGACCTGATCATGGGCTGCGAGCGTCGCGTCGTGTACGACTTCGTCAACGTCGTCAACGGCGAGGCGAACCTGAAGCAGGCGCTGATCAAGGACAAGCGCTTCGAGAACCTCTACGTGCTGGCCGCTTCGCAGACGCGCGACAAGGACGCGCTGACGAAGGAAGGCGTGCAGAAGGTGCTCGACGACCTGGCCGCCGACGGTTTCGACTACATCGTGTGCGATTCCCCGGCCGGCATCGAGAAGGGGGCCTACCTCGCCATGTACTTCGCCGACCAGGCGCTGGTGGTGGTGAACCCGGAAGTCTCCTCCGTGCGCGACTCCGACCGCATCCTGGGCCTGCTGTCGTCCAAGACGCGCCGCGCCGAGAACGGCGAGCGCATCAAGGAGCACCTGCTGCTCACCCGCTACAGCCCCAATCGCGTGGAAACGGGCGAGATGCTGTCGGTCGGCGACGTCGAGGAAATCCTCGGCCTCAAGACCATCGGCGTGATCCCCGAATCGCCCGACGTGCTCAACGCGTCCAACAAGGGCGAACCGGTCATCCTGGAAACCGAATCCAACGCGGCCCAGGCTTATGACGACGCCGTCGCGCGCCTGCTGGGCGACACCCGGCCGATGCGTTTCATCACTGCAGAGAAGAAGGGTTTCTTCAGCAAGATCTTCGGAGGTTGA
- the minE gene encoding cell division topological specificity factor MinE, with product MGLFDFLLAKKQTATIAKDRLRIIVAHERAGRGSNSPDYLPMLQRELLEVIRKYINVDAESVKVDLIGEGDSKVLDISVALPENPAQA from the coding sequence ATGGGCTTGTTCGATTTCCTGCTCGCCAAGAAGCAGACCGCCACGATCGCCAAGGATCGCCTGCGCATCATCGTCGCGCACGAGCGCGCCGGCCGCGGCAGCAATAGCCCGGATTACCTGCCGATGCTCCAGCGCGAGCTGCTGGAAGTCATCCGCAAGTACATCAACGTCGACGCCGAGTCGGTGAAGGTGGACCTGATCGGCGAAGGCGACAGCAAGGTACTCGACATCTCCGTCGCGCTGCCGGAGAACCCGGCGCAGGCGTGA
- a CDS encoding M2 family metallopeptidase: MKPVRALLALSITAAALGLGGCKKEPTPTTTPEGGTAATAPAGETADQFIARVNDEYRKMYPEMTAAQWLSSTFINDDSQLLSAKANERYLAQLNSWIDQAKRFEGQQMSPETARAIQLLKLGTSMPPPKDPAKLEELTKIATRLEGMYGSGTHCTGEGDAKQCRQLGDLEDVLRTSRDYDEQLQAWQGWHTISKPMRPDYTRFVELVNQGARDMGFADTGEMWRSGYDMTPAEMATETDRLWGQVKPLYEQLHCYARTRLEAKYGADRGHVAGNMLPAHLMGNMWQQDWGNLWDILAPYPNASVPEITTALESQYRATHDAILAKNPGKRAPADLAQIEQDARLASAKLMSERAQDFYTSLGMQKLPESYWTHTQFIKPRDRDVVCHASAWDMNMTGDVRIKMCIKPNEEDFTTIYHELGHVYYYLAYNKLSPLFQQGAHDGFHEAIGDTIVLSMTPKYLQSIGLAGEQQVSDEAVVNAQMRMALAKVAFLPFGLMIDRWRWGVFDGSIKPADYNKAWWELKAKYQGVAPSTARGEEFFDPGAKYHVPGNTPYTRYFFAHVLQFQFYKALCDASGYKGPLHECSFYGNKEAGARFQAMLSKGASQPWQKTLKELTGGEQMDASAVLEYFAPLQTWLKQQNEGKTCGWQADATAAAAPTAPAAPAATPAPQEPPKQG, translated from the coding sequence ATGAAACCCGTACGCGCGTTGCTCGCGCTCAGCATCACCGCGGCCGCGCTCGGCCTGGGCGGTTGCAAGAAGGAACCGACCCCGACGACCACGCCCGAGGGCGGCACCGCGGCCACCGCGCCGGCCGGCGAGACCGCCGACCAGTTCATCGCCCGGGTGAACGACGAATACCGGAAGATGTATCCGGAGATGACCGCCGCGCAGTGGCTGTCGTCCACCTTCATCAACGACGACAGCCAGCTGCTGTCGGCCAAGGCGAACGAGCGCTACCTCGCCCAGCTCAACAGCTGGATCGACCAGGCCAAGCGCTTCGAAGGCCAGCAGATGTCGCCGGAAACCGCGCGCGCCATCCAGCTGCTCAAGCTCGGCACCTCGATGCCGCCGCCGAAGGATCCGGCCAAGCTCGAGGAACTGACGAAGATCGCCACGCGCCTGGAAGGCATGTACGGCTCCGGCACGCACTGCACCGGCGAAGGCGACGCGAAGCAGTGCCGCCAGCTGGGCGACCTGGAAGACGTGCTGCGTACCAGCCGCGACTACGACGAACAGCTTCAGGCGTGGCAGGGCTGGCACACCATCTCCAAGCCGATGCGCCCGGACTACACGCGCTTCGTCGAACTGGTGAATCAGGGCGCGCGCGACATGGGCTTCGCCGACACCGGCGAGATGTGGCGCTCCGGCTACGACATGACGCCGGCCGAGATGGCGACCGAAACCGATCGCCTCTGGGGCCAGGTCAAGCCGCTGTACGAACAGCTGCACTGCTACGCGCGCACGCGCCTTGAAGCGAAGTACGGCGCCGATCGCGGCCACGTCGCCGGCAACATGCTGCCCGCGCACCTGATGGGCAACATGTGGCAGCAGGACTGGGGCAATCTGTGGGACATCCTGGCGCCGTATCCGAACGCCAGCGTTCCGGAAATCACCACCGCGCTGGAATCGCAGTACCGCGCCACGCACGACGCGATCCTCGCCAAGAACCCGGGCAAGCGCGCGCCGGCGGACCTCGCGCAGATCGAGCAGGATGCCCGCCTCGCCTCGGCCAAGCTGATGAGTGAACGCGCGCAGGATTTCTACACCTCGCTGGGCATGCAGAAGCTGCCGGAGAGCTACTGGACGCACACGCAGTTCATCAAGCCGCGCGACCGCGACGTGGTCTGCCACGCCAGCGCGTGGGACATGAACATGACCGGCGACGTGCGCATCAAGATGTGCATCAAGCCGAACGAGGAAGATTTCACGACGATCTACCACGAGCTCGGCCACGTCTATTACTACCTGGCGTACAACAAGCTGTCGCCGCTGTTCCAGCAGGGCGCGCACGACGGCTTCCATGAAGCCATCGGCGACACGATCGTGCTGTCGATGACGCCGAAGTACCTGCAGTCCATTGGCCTTGCAGGCGAGCAGCAGGTCAGCGACGAAGCCGTGGTCAACGCGCAGATGCGCATGGCGCTGGCGAAGGTGGCGTTCCTGCCGTTCGGTTTGATGATCGACCGCTGGCGCTGGGGCGTGTTCGACGGCTCGATCAAGCCGGCCGACTACAACAAGGCGTGGTGGGAACTGAAGGCGAAATACCAGGGCGTCGCGCCGTCCACCGCGCGCGGCGAGGAATTCTTCGATCCGGGCGCGAAGTACCACGTTCCGGGCAACACGCCGTACACGCGTTACTTCTTCGCGCACGTGCTGCAGTTCCAGTTCTACAAGGCGCTGTGCGATGCGTCGGGCTACAAGGGCCCGCTGCACGAGTGCAGCTTCTACGGCAACAAGGAAGCCGGCGCGCGCTTCCAGGCGATGCTGAGCAAGGGCGCGAGCCAGCCCTGGCAGAAGACGCTCAAGGAACTCACCGGCGGCGAGCAGATGGACGCCTCGGCGGTGCTGGAGTACTTCGCCCCGCTGCAGACCTGGCTGAAGCAGCAGAACGAAGGCAAGACCTGCGGCTGGCAGGCCGATGCCACCGCCGCTGCCGCGCCGACGGCACCGGCCGCACCGGCCGCCACGCCGGCTCCGCAGGAACCGCCGAAGCAGGGCTGA